The genomic region TTCCCTGAGGGGCTCAGACTGCACAAGGCAGAGAAACCCCTCCAACACCTACTGCTGGAACTCCAACCCCCTGTTAGTGCCCCGACTGTGTGCCGTGCAAGCATCCCGAGATGCTGAGACCCTTGGCCTGAAAAGTCAGGAGAAAGAAGCTCAGTCTAGGTCCCCACTACTTAGAAGGGCATTGTGGAAATGAGCACCCATGAATATCCATATGTTTCTGAGACCCACCAACCTAAACAGAATATGATCCATGAATTACCAgtacatgttttgttttttttgcaaggaagatcagccctgagctaacatccgatgccaatcctcctctttttgctgaggaagattggccctgggctaacatacgtgcccatcttcctctactttatatggcatactgccacagcatggcttgacaagcattgCATCTGTGCgcaaccaggatccgaacctgcagaccCCAGGCAGCGGCAGCGGAACACTCGCACCTAACCGCCGcgcccccgggccagccccacgtgtttattttttgtaacagctttatcAGGGCGTAATTGACATAAAGTAGGCTGTGCATAATTAAAGCATGCAATTCAATCAGTTTTGACATACTTATACACCCATGAAGCCAAAACCACAATTCAGATAATGATCATTTCCATCATTCCTAAATGTTTCCTGTGCCTCTTTTGCTGGCCCCTCATTACCCAAGCAACCACCCCCCAGCTTCCTGACGCTATAGATTAGTTTGAACTTCTGGAATCATATCGTTATCTACCCATTTTTATCTGTCTTCCTCTATTGGACACATTACTATACAAtacatccatattgttgcatatattaaaagttaattcatttttattactgaatagtattccattccaaTAGAATATCCATTGGATATTCTACAGTCTGTTTAGCCGAGTcctctgttgatagacatttagattgtttcaaggttttgattattacaaataaagctactatgaacatttaccTATAGGTCTGTTtatatactttcattctttttggataaatacccaagaatGCAATGgttagatcatatggtagatatatatttaacttttaagaaattgccaaaatgttttccttgTGGATATACTTTAGCAATGTATAAGAGTTTTAGTTCCTTCATATCTTTGAAAAGACCTGACAtgatcagtctttttaaattttattcattctaaaaaatatgtaatggtattccactgtacgtttaatttgcctttcccttGTGAaaagatattgaacatcttttcatatgattatcgaaatccatatatcttctttggtgaagttgcAGTGCAAataatttgcccatttttttaaattggctgttgattttcatattcttaagttttgaaaactctttatgtattctagggATGAAGAATCTTTCATCAGATATATGAGTTGCAAATGTTTATTCCCAGTATGtgattatttttcattctcttaagagtatctttcaaaaatcagaaattcttaatttctaGGAAGTCCAAATTATCACTCTTCTTTTAATCTttgaattgtgcttttggtgtgctatcaaagaaatatttgtataatCCACAGTCAGAAAGACTTTCTGCTATACtgtcttctatgaattttatattttatatttcttttaggtGTATTAGAAATttggagttaatatttgtataaaCTGCAATTTAtgaagtaaatttattttttaaatattaatatcaaatGTCCCAGCACTATTGTtgaaaaatcttttctttctccatagaTTTGCATTTGCGCTTTTGTCCagttgtgtgggtctatttctggactccattctctttcattgatctatttgtttatctCTATGAAAATACTGTACTATCTTTATTGCTCTAGTTTTTATCAAATGACTTGAAATCACTTAGGATTATTATTTGATATTGTCCTTCTTTTTCAATGGTTTTctgttctaggtcctttgcattccTACATGAATTTTGTAAGGAGCTATTCagtttacacacacaaaaagaacaaatGCTTACTATGATTGTGATTAAAATTGCATTGAATAAATATCTTTATAAAGAATTGACATATTAACAATGTCGAACCtgcaaaaacaagaacaaaatataCATCTGTATTTTTAAGTCTTCCTTAATTATTCTAAGCATAATTTTGTACTTTTCAGTGTGCAACACTTGCCCAACTTTTATCAGTTTATCTTTAAGTATATCATATTTTTATTCAATTGTAAAGAGAACAAgtttcatttaataatttaataggtTAAGCAATTAATACATAATTGTGTAAttgaataattaaatatataattaaattttagaaCAACAATTTACTAATTTAActgtatttcattttacttttatttcatatCACAGTGTTTATTTGCCAGTATGTAGAAATACAAGTAGTTTTTCTATGTTGCTCTTGTATCAtgcaactttgctaaactcacttattagtgtagcattgttttgtattttccatcagattttctacatagatgatcttGTTGTCTGTGGATAAACACAGTTTACTTCTTCTATTCCAATCTGGGTTATATTTGCttacttttcctcttttatttcactttatggAGCTTACAGTAAAGGGGGAAGAGAAGTGCCAAGAATGGATGTCCTTGTTTTGTTTGATCCTAGGAGAAAGCGTTTACTCCTTGCCCATGAAGTATGACGCAAGCAGCAGGTCTTTTGCAGATGGATTTATCAAGTTGGGGAAGTGCCCTTCTAGCTAACGGTGCTAAGAGTTTTGATCAGTAAGGTATCTTGGATTTTCTAAAAAGCTTTTttatacatctattgagatgatcaaatgtttttttcttatttagtttGCTAAAAgagtgaattatattgattgcTATTTGAATGTTATATGAAACGTGAATTCCTTAAAATCTCACTGGGTCATAATGTGTGATCCTTTTGAGATATCATGGGATCTAATTTGCTAAAATGATGTTAAGAATTACtctgtttggggccggccccgtggcttagcggttaagtgcacacgctccgctgctggcggcccgggttcagatcccgggtgtgcaccaacgcaccgctcctccgggcatgctgaggccgcgtcccacatgcagcaactagaaggatgtgcagctatgacatacaactgtctactggggctttgggggggggaataaataaataaataaaattataaataaataaataaataataagaattacTCTGTGTTTATTAGAGattttggtttgtagttttcttttcttgtaatgtctttttcaGGTTTGATGTTGAGTAATAATGCTAGCTTcacaaaatgaattgggaagtaagTGTTTTTATGGAACTTGTATTACCTCTAACTTAAATGTTTGGGAGAATTTACCTAATAAGCAATCAcagaatttatacttttatttcagcCTTTGGATCCAGGAACAAATCTTAACATTATCCAAAAAGATCTTCTTTTTAATACTCAATTGGATTCCATCAGCTACCATGACACATACAATGATTGCATCAAGATGTGTGAGTGAACTGGGACAGAAATAATTTTTCCATTGCTCTTTTCCAAATTGTCATCAAGGTTACTCTAGCCTCAAGGAAATTGGTTAGAtagtcctccttttctttttttggtataaattttataaattactttTGCATGTATCATATAGCTTTATTAAAGACCACTTGAAAAACGATCTTTATCTCGTACTTTGAGTGGTGTGTGGACAAACCTAACTTCTTTGATGTTTATGATTTCTTCAGGTTTTCAACAAAGCCTCTGCTAGATCAGTTCATTATCATCCAACAGGACTGAATTCAtgattaaaagaattaaacaagTTAACTTTAAAGATGTCATGAAGTGTTGCAAATCTCAGAGGCAAATAAAAATTCCTccgcataaaagaaaagaaataaagtgaatTTTAAGAGTACATAAAACCTTAATTCACCTTTCGCAGACTATACCAATTCAACTAGATAAAATTATTCATAACGATTATCTAAATGTATTATTTGTGTAGTAGATCTATTTGATGTATATCAAATCTATCTTCTGCATAAACTGAATACATATTTTAGAGTCTATGGTCTCTAACAAAATTTGACCATATGTTTAGATGATGGAAGAAAAACTTAATTCCTttaaatggaaacaatccaaagaaAACTATCTGAGTACAacgaaataatataaattttaattaaggATAAACTGCTTCAATAcaggaaactttaaaaataccttttaaatatttttttataaaatagtaaaaaatgcACAGAATTACCATACAGGAAACATTGAAGAATACATACTAAAGTGATTGAGTAGACATATctcatctaaaatattttttaattgatgaaaAATGTTTAACTTAATCTTGAAtttgaagaaattagaaaaaaaagaatctcaagaAAAGCAGGAGGGAacaaaggaaaaagcaaacattATATTCctggaaatatataattttaaatctctttttaaaaattcaagaatttatttttagctacCTAGTCAGGGACAAAATTAAGGAGGCTGAAATATATGATAACACATGGTGCAAACTAATGAATGGCTTATATTCAATGTTTGTGCTCTGGATTTTTTGTTTCAGTTGCTCTGGTTTTAAACTGATTTCAAGGCTGGACTTAGAAGTAAACAtagagcatttatttttaatcttctaaATGAAGAACTCCatatttcattaaagaaaatgataTGCGTGGTTTTCcatctttacacacacacacgcacactctaaCCTATGGCAGTCAGTGCATCTCTGCTGGGCAGTGAAACTGCACAGTGGTTGGGGACTGTCTTTGGCATCAAATGATCATggattcaagtcccagctctaccTCTTTCCGGAAGTACGACCATTGTTGGGTTGTCTTCcctttttgagtctttttttttttcttacatataaAACATGATAGTCCCTACACCTGAAAATTGTCTTGAGGACAAAGTAACACTCATTTAGCATACAAATTCGTCAACAAATGTTAATTATTACTACTATAACTATGAATTCAATAACAAGGAGATCTCAACTTTACAAAGTAGGCTCTTCAATTTGTGTAAATAGTACTAAGGAATATAACAAGAGTGATTGGGACTGCTACGGTTGATTTACACAAGTCCATGGGAGAAAACATGAGCCCAGCTCATCATGGGATGCGAAGAAGGTGGAAAGACACTTGTCTTCAACATAGGCCTTAGCAGCTACACCACAAATTAGTGCTTTGGGGAGATGGTGTGATGGAGGACCACTGGGATGAGCCAGTAGCCCCCTGCATGGTCATCACTCTGGCCTGAATCCAGCTCTGCTGAGCACTTTGACCAAAGCCATACGCACCTCCCGGTTCCTCAGACTGTAGATGACGGGGTTGAGTGTGGGGGTGACAAGGCTGTAGAAGAGGGAGACCATGTTGTCCTGGTGTGGGCTGTGGTAGGCACCTGGTACCATGTACATGAACACGGCCGCTCCATAAAAGAGTCCCACTACTGTGATGTGCGAGGAGCAGGTGGTCAAGGCCTTGCTTCGGGCCTCCTCTGGGCGCATGCGTAGAACGCTCCCCAACACATGGCCGTAGGAAGTGGCAATGAGGGAAAGGGGAAGCACAAGGATCAGCACCCCCCAGGTGGACAGTGCCAACTCATAGGCAGAGGTGTCTGCACAGGAGAGCTTCAGCAGGGCTGGCACCTCACAGAAGAAGTGGTCCACGATGCGGGAGGCACAGTAGGGGAAGTGCAGAGTGATGGAGGTCTGGATGGAGGCATTGAGCACACCTGCCAACCAGGAGAAGCCCACCATGAGCAGGCACACCTGGCGCCTCATGAGCAGAGGATACTGCAGGGGGTGGCACACAGCAACATAACGGTCATAGGACATGAGGGCCAACAGGATGCCCTCAGCCACACCCATCAGcatcaggaagaatatttgagctgCACAACCCCCAAAGGAGATGGAACCTTCTCCTTGCAAGAAGTCTGATGCCATCTTGGGGATAGTGACCAAGGGGAAGCCAATATCAAACAGAGAGAGTTGACTGAGCAGCAAGTACATGGGTGTGTGGAGCCTGGAGTCCATGTGGATCAGAAATAGCAGAAGGGTGTTGCCCAGAAGGCCCATGATAAACATGGCAGCCACCAGGGAGAAGAAAAGCTGATGTGACCCTGAGCGACTGAAGAGACTCACAAGAATGAAGTCAGACGCCACTGattgattcacatcccccatgtTTTACATAACATATCTTTGCTGAAGAAACAACAGGAGACCTATATCAAGAAGCAAATAATTTTCATCCCACCTGGCAAAGGCCATCGACTGGTAGTGGCTGTCTAGAGTGGTGCCTTGAGAAGACTGATGAGGTCACAGCTAGAATCAGTAGGACCAACGCCACAATCAATGAGTGATGTCTGTCACAGGCATGGGGTGGGAGAGCAGCAACTTGATTCTCTAAGCAAGATATTTGGCCACACCCCAGTCAGCTACCCACTGACGCTTGTAGTCCAAATTGTGAAGTCCAAGTCAACGACAGTAACATAGACACAATTGAATGTTTCAATATCCCTCATCACAATGGTCCTGGGGCCAAAGAAGAGGTGAGATTCCAAGACTGGGATGTAAAATAGGTGATGATGAAGCTGAAGTAAAAAAGCAAGTAAGAAAACAGAGAGGAGGGCCTGAGTCCAGACGCCTGGATGAGAATCTGGAGCAAAGAGAAATCTATGAATAGCCAGCACTGGGGTCAATCTGTGAATTCAAACTGTGAATCTAGGGAGTGTGAACCAGAGAGGAACTTGGGTGACAGCAGGTTGGAGGTCAAATGGACTGGGGTTGGGTGGGGGACAGTTGCCAATGAGCTCAGCTATTATTGGTGACTTTGCTGCATTGGATGGGAGAGTAGTGACCTGTGGGTAGTCTGACTCAATTTCAAGGTCTAGGGTAAGACACTAGGTCTAGAAGATTGTGAGTCTCTAATCAATATTGCCCCAGTGAATGAGGTGAACAAGAAAGATGAGCATGGACCAGAAAGAGCTGCATACTTAAATCCGGAATGCTTAATTCCCTTGGCAACTCCACGCCCCCGGCAAACCCAGATTGCCCTGGAATACCATACATCACCCACAACTCCAACAATGGACATGCAGGACAGAAAGGATGTCCATCCCCAACTGTATGTAGATAGGAAAGCAGCAAGACTGGCCATTTAAAGGCAAGTGCGTTCTCTTGAGGGTCTCACGGGAACTCTTTGTCCTAAGGCTGCCATCCTCACTCAGATGGCCTTTAAAGCTGTCTTTAGTTATTCACCATCCTAACTTTCCTATCACATCCAAGCCCCCAACCAGCCATTCACCCATACATTCAACAAAATTAGTCACACACTAATTCAGAGTTGAACCACCTGGGCAAGCTCCCCGCTTCCCGGGACCCCCCAGTCTCCACCAGGATACCAATGACAGACAAGGACATAAATAGACAAGATCTATGCGATAGAGGGAAGTACAGCGAGGGAAGTGAGTACAACATTCTGTAGGAAATGGCTGGGGACCCCACGGGACATGGTCAGGGAAGCCTCTTGGGACAGGTGACAGGTGCCCTCAGTATCTGAAGAGCTTCTATGAGAGGGACGCAGTAGAACTAACTGCTTTCTGCTGCTGGGAAGTGGATGTTAGTAAGCCCAGCTGTGTGGTTCACCCTAATGAAGAAATTTCTAACAGCAAAATCCAACCAAAAATGGAATGGGCTGCCTCATTGGCGCATTTTCCAAAGTCAGTCCATGATGTAAGGAAGTAAGATAACTTAGTTCTGTGATTATAGAATTTAGAGTTTGAGAGGGAAAACAAGCATTGTTCACATCATTTCAGAATAGTATGATCAGAAATGTAATAGAGACACATGCATGATGCTTTGGGGACCCAGAGGATTAAACTCTgcctggggtggggacagggaaggcttcacagaggaggaggcagtggaGCTGAGTTTTGAAGATCAAGTAGGAGTTTTCGAGGAGGGAAAGttcttccaggcagaagaaatagaGCACATGAGCTGTATGGGTTGGTGGTTGGGAAAGTGTACCCAGGAGCTTGGATCCCAGCTCAACTCTTTTATGGCAGCATGACCTTGTGAAGCTACtcaacctcaatttcttcatccataaaatgaatggGAGTAATCTGGGTCACAGGCGTTGTTGTATAGATTAAATCAAAGGGTGAGTGTTAAGAGTTTAGTGCCTGCCACGTGGCAAGTGCTCAACAAATTGTAAATACTACTAATTCTCTGGAGGGGAAAAGCATTAAAGATTGCTTGCTGGATGACCTGCACTTAACACAGTGCCAGGTACATAGGACATTCTTGTTAATGTCGACTCCTGTTATTATTATTCAACATCATGACCCCTTCCATGGTCAAGCCTGACCTGGTCCAGCTCA from Diceros bicornis minor isolate mBicDic1 unplaced genomic scaffold, mDicBic1.mat.cur scaffold_93_ctg1, whole genome shotgun sequence harbors:
- the LOC131403860 gene encoding olfactory receptor 2Z1-like translates to MGDVNQSVASDFILVSLFSRSGSHQLFFSLVAAMFIMGLLGNTLLLFLIHMDSRLHTPMYLLLSQLSLFDIGFPLVTIPKMASDFLQGEGSISFGGCAAQIFFLMLMGVAEGILLALMSYDRYVAVCHPLQYPLLMRRQVCLLMVGFSWLAGVLNASIQTSITLHFPYCASRIVDHFFCEVPALLKLSCADTSAYELALSTWGVLILVLPLSLIATSYGHVLGSVLRMRPEEARSKALTTCSSHITVVGLFYGAAVFMYMVPGAYHSPHQDNMVSLFYSLVTPTLNPVIYSLRNREVRMALVKVLSRAGFRPE